In one window of Clupea harengus chromosome 4, Ch_v2.0.2, whole genome shotgun sequence DNA:
- the ifrd2 gene encoding interferon-related developmental regulator 2 isoform X1, which produces MPKNKKGKRGASSKGTLRQEVLQLQLSGKTPRSGKNGVKGESGVSDDDLISDVLSHFSSASESASVLEDGTGGGEVVDEQAAQEETEDKLKQCIDDVMDKSVKVRGAALESLRQAFSSRLLLDFLLERRLTLSDCLERCLRKGGGEEQAAAAAVCSLLCVQLGGGPEGEEGFKVLRPILSAILIDDSASLSARQSCARALGMCCYVSAAEDAEDLLKSLGHLESVFSCVYPRAEGVLPVVKAGTPPLHTAALQAWALLITLCPASHLNTLIDHHLPLLQASLDSADVNFRIAVGETIALLYELGRDIDRDFDYEDSDALCDALKGLATDGNKHRAKNDRRKQRSIFREVLQYIENEDFSEEKIRFGIEALYIDCWVRRRIYDAFKEGLESGVRHHLQWNPLLRDMFGLGAPLILDASVKASKISRTERHLFNSAAFKARTKLRNKVRDKRADVM; this is translated from the exons AtgccaaaaaataaaaaagggaaGAGGGGTGCTTCCAGTAAAG GGACCCTGCGTCAGGAAGTGCTCCAGCTTCAGCTCTCGGGGAAAACACCTCGTTCAG gGAAGAATGGGGTGAAAGGCGAGTCGGGAGTCAGTGATGATGACCTGATCTCAGACGTTCTCAGCCACTTCAGTAGTGCCAGCGAGAGTGCCTCTGTATTAGAGGATgggacag ggggaggagaagtggtagatgaacaagctgcacaggaggagacggaggacaAACTGAAGCAGTGCATTGATGATGTCATGGATAAGAG TGTGAAGGTGCGTGGGGCTGCCCTTGAGAGCCTCCGACAGGCCTTCTCCTCACGGCTGCTCTTGGACTTCCTCCTGGAGAGAAGACTCACACTCAGCGACTGCCTGGAGCGCTGTCTCCGCAAAG gaggaggggaggagcaggcggcggcggctgcggtgtgctctctgctgtgtgtgcagctggggGGCGGGCCCGAGGGGGAGGAGGGCTTCAAGGTCCTGCGGCCCATTCTCAGCGCCATCCTGATTGACGACAGCGCCAGCCTATCAGCACGTCAGAGC TGTGCCCGTGCTTTGGGGATGTGCTGCTATGTGTCTGCTGCAGAAGATGCAGAG GACCTGCTCAAGTCCCTGGGCCACCTGGAGAgtgtgttcagctgtgtgtaCCCTCGGGCTGAAGGGGTGCTGCCCGTGGTGAAGGCTGGTactccccccctccacaccGCTGCTCTGCAGGCCTGGGCACTCCTCATCACCCTCTGTCCAGCGTCACACCTCAACACCCTCATTGACCA TCACCTGCCCCTTCTGCAGGCAAGTCTGGACAGTGCTGATGTCAACTTCAGGATTGCAGTGGGAGAGACCATCGCTCTTCTCTATGAGCTTGGCAGGGATATCGaccgg GACTTTGACTATGAGGACAGCGATGCTCTGTGTGACGCCCTGAAGGGTCTGGCCACAGATGGGAATAAACACAGGGCCAAGAACGACCGCAGGAAACAGAGGTCCATATTCAGAGAGGTGCTGCAGTATATAGAG aatGAAGACTTCTCTGAAGAGAAGATCCGCTTTGGAATAGAGGCTTTGTACATTGACTGCTGGGTACGCAGGCGAATCTATGATGCCTTTAAAGAGGGGTTGGAGTCTGGAGTACGCCACCACCTACAG tggaACCCCCTCCTGAGAGACATGTTTGGGCTGGGTGCCCCCCTCATCCTGGATGCGTCAGTCAAAGCCAGCAAGATCTCACGCACAGAACgg CATCTCTTCAACTCTGCTGCCTTCAAAGCTCGGACCAAACTACGCAACAAGGTCCGAGACAAGAGAGCGgacgtgatgtga
- the ifrd2 gene encoding interferon-related developmental regulator 2 isoform X2, producing MPKNKKGKRGASSKGKNGVKGESGVSDDDLISDVLSHFSSASESASVLEDGTGGGEVVDEQAAQEETEDKLKQCIDDVMDKSVKVRGAALESLRQAFSSRLLLDFLLERRLTLSDCLERCLRKGGGEEQAAAAAVCSLLCVQLGGGPEGEEGFKVLRPILSAILIDDSASLSARQSCARALGMCCYVSAAEDAEDLLKSLGHLESVFSCVYPRAEGVLPVVKAGTPPLHTAALQAWALLITLCPASHLNTLIDHHLPLLQASLDSADVNFRIAVGETIALLYELGRDIDRDFDYEDSDALCDALKGLATDGNKHRAKNDRRKQRSIFREVLQYIENEDFSEEKIRFGIEALYIDCWVRRRIYDAFKEGLESGVRHHLQWNPLLRDMFGLGAPLILDASVKASKISRTERHLFNSAAFKARTKLRNKVRDKRADVM from the exons AtgccaaaaaataaaaaagggaaGAGGGGTGCTTCCAGTAAAG gGAAGAATGGGGTGAAAGGCGAGTCGGGAGTCAGTGATGATGACCTGATCTCAGACGTTCTCAGCCACTTCAGTAGTGCCAGCGAGAGTGCCTCTGTATTAGAGGATgggacag ggggaggagaagtggtagatgaacaagctgcacaggaggagacggaggacaAACTGAAGCAGTGCATTGATGATGTCATGGATAAGAG TGTGAAGGTGCGTGGGGCTGCCCTTGAGAGCCTCCGACAGGCCTTCTCCTCACGGCTGCTCTTGGACTTCCTCCTGGAGAGAAGACTCACACTCAGCGACTGCCTGGAGCGCTGTCTCCGCAAAG gaggaggggaggagcaggcggcggcggctgcggtgtgctctctgctgtgtgtgcagctggggGGCGGGCCCGAGGGGGAGGAGGGCTTCAAGGTCCTGCGGCCCATTCTCAGCGCCATCCTGATTGACGACAGCGCCAGCCTATCAGCACGTCAGAGC TGTGCCCGTGCTTTGGGGATGTGCTGCTATGTGTCTGCTGCAGAAGATGCAGAG GACCTGCTCAAGTCCCTGGGCCACCTGGAGAgtgtgttcagctgtgtgtaCCCTCGGGCTGAAGGGGTGCTGCCCGTGGTGAAGGCTGGTactccccccctccacaccGCTGCTCTGCAGGCCTGGGCACTCCTCATCACCCTCTGTCCAGCGTCACACCTCAACACCCTCATTGACCA TCACCTGCCCCTTCTGCAGGCAAGTCTGGACAGTGCTGATGTCAACTTCAGGATTGCAGTGGGAGAGACCATCGCTCTTCTCTATGAGCTTGGCAGGGATATCGaccgg GACTTTGACTATGAGGACAGCGATGCTCTGTGTGACGCCCTGAAGGGTCTGGCCACAGATGGGAATAAACACAGGGCCAAGAACGACCGCAGGAAACAGAGGTCCATATTCAGAGAGGTGCTGCAGTATATAGAG aatGAAGACTTCTCTGAAGAGAAGATCCGCTTTGGAATAGAGGCTTTGTACATTGACTGCTGGGTACGCAGGCGAATCTATGATGCCTTTAAAGAGGGGTTGGAGTCTGGAGTACGCCACCACCTACAG tggaACCCCCTCCTGAGAGACATGTTTGGGCTGGGTGCCCCCCTCATCCTGGATGCGTCAGTCAAAGCCAGCAAGATCTCACGCACAGAACgg CATCTCTTCAACTCTGCTGCCTTCAAAGCTCGGACCAAACTACGCAACAAGGTCCGAGACAAGAGAGCGgacgtgatgtga